TGAGAAGATTTCAGGTGTGACTGGAAAActactgagacacacaaaccctAGTTATAGCACACCTGAAGAacagtgttcagttctgggcaacaAACATCAGAAAGGATAgaatggccttggagggagtgtagCACATATTTACCTGAGTGATCTgagctccaagggttaaattacagaATGAGATTACGCAAAAGTGTcacagagtcattatggcacagaggaggccattaggctcattgagtccatgccagctatgtagagcaatccaatcagtctcattcccctgctctatccccatatccttgcaagtttatttccctcatgcTTCTGTCCACTTTGCTTTTGAAATTACTTACCATGTCCATTTCCACCCCCCTCATAGGCAGTAACCTCCagctcattaccactcactgtgtaaaaatattcttcctcacatctcccgcACCTTTTACCCAAAATCTTAAACCTCTGCCCTTGAGTCTTTGTATGATCAGCTGATGGGAAtagcttttctttgtccaccatatctaaacctgtcataatctcatACACCTCTACCAatttcccctcaacctcctttgcaggaaccattctggtaaagctcctctgcaccttctcaatgaccttcacatcctccctaaagtgaggtgaccagaactggatgcagttctCAAATTGTGGCCTTACCAGAGCTTCATAAAgaattcaacataacttccttgtttttgttctCAATATCACTATTTATGAAGCTCAAGATCCAATcggctttgctaaccactctcttaATACATTCTGTCACCTTCAGAGATCAAAGCCATGaagccccaggtccctctgtccctgcacactctttagagctGTGCCATGAATAATATTTTCCCTCTCCCTATTCCTCCTGATAAAATAAATCACCTCACTGTGAGGGTTGTAATCCCTGGAATTTATAAGATTAAGAGCTGATTTGATGAAAGTTTTTGGGATATTAATTGGAACTgacaggatagatagagagaaactatttccactggttggggaatctaggacgAGTGGGTGGAGGCTAAACATAGAATCAGGTTCTAGcaccttttcagggagagagttcccgATCAGAACAACTCTCTGTTGGTGCATttccctgtttttgtactcagtacctctatttatgaagcccaagactCCAAATGCTTCACTGATACCccctcaatctgtcctgccacacGAAATTGGTTCCATAAATGGTTTAATCATCACTCGTACTCACAAAGCCTACAGAATGATACAAGATTTAAAATAGTTCCTGTACTATGTGCCCTGAATACCACACACTCGTCCCCACGGTTATGTCATCCTATCTACAAGGACCTTGATGTTTGGATGATAAGGGAATTATCCAGGGATTTCAGAAGTCAGaatgcagggagagagatgggtggaCTATGACCACCTGGTAGCCAAGACCCCTGTGTTAAGGCAGTTTTGGGAAAACACTGCGATCATGCCTGTGATAGTGACACCAGTAAAAAGGATGGAGGGAAGCGAGGGATCAGTGACTGGGCTGGAATAGGGGCCACGGCTGGCACGGCCACTGGGAAGCACTTAGACATGGAGAATATGTGGGAACAGGACGAGGCTGTGAGGCAGCAATGGACAGGAATCTTCAGTAAAAGAAATAAAAGGCAGAGAGATGAAATCCTGGAACAACAAGAAGGAGTGAAATCCAGAAAAGAAATGGTGGATGGACTGATCGAGAGAAAGAGAACGGTCAATGAGATCATTTAGCACAATAAGACTGAGGTGAAAAGTCAGAACATGTCTAAAGCGGTTCCCTGTGTGAGGGTTTTTATTGGATCAGGTACAACAAGGCCAGGAGGACATTGAAAAACAATAGAGAGTCCAACAACAGAGAGCCCAGAGGGTCTGGAGGGGGAGAGTAAATAAACTCACGGAATCACAGGCTGCATAAACATCGAGTGTGAGCCCAGACCCATTGTAAAATCGCGAACAAATAAATCCCTGATTTTACTGAGACTCTTTTCCGTGTCCcagctcctgtaaatactgatgggAAAGGGACCGGAATCTTCGGAGGCTCCACTCCGCTGGCTGCTTGTGAGGAAGTGATTTCCGACCAGATTAATGTGCTTCTGCTGTAAGTATTTAATAAAGTGTCCGAGCCTCTCATTGTGCTTCCTGTCCAATATCCCCCCTCATCCATGGATCTTCTGTTTTACCAATGGGGAAAAAAATGCCCTTTTACAGATTGGTCTCGATGGCGGCTGGTTTACCCAGAATCCCATGGGTCAGAAAGTCCCCTGTCAATGAGAACGGGAATCCATAGCGCTGGAATGAGGGCCGGGCTGTGCTCTGAGGCAGGGGCACAGCTGGgcgatgttactgaggtggaaatgggTGGTTTTAGTGATCTGCAGTCAGAAGCTCAGTTTGGGCTGAAATATGACAACAAGATTGTGAAtattctggttcagcctcagagagCTGGTTAGGGAGTGGAGACAATGGCTTTCATCTTCCCAAAGTTTAAAtggagggaatttctgctcatccagtactggatgtcagacaagtcaggacggtgtgtgagtTGGACAGGTGTTCATTGACAcctgggttaaaaacaaaaaaactgcgaatgctggaaatccaaaacaaaaacagaattacctggaaaaactcagcaggtctggcagcatcggcggagaagaaaagagttgacgtttcgagtcctcttgacccttcgacagaacttgagttcgagtccaagaaagagttgaaatataagctggtttttatttcaactctttcttggactcgaactcaagttctgtcgaagggtcatgaggactcgaaacgtcaactcttttcttctccgccgatgctgccagacctgctgagtttttccaggtaattctgtttttgtttttgttttgttcattgACACCTGTTACCttcgtccttctaggtggaggaggttgagggtttgggagattcTGCCAAAGTTCTGGTTGAGCTGAAGATGTATTAAACACATCTTCAGCCCCTGcatcttccatctctctctctcctcccatggAGGCCAGTGTCTTGTATAGGCCCAGActgggtggcaggttcccttccctgaaggacattagtgaaccagttgggtttttatgacaatccagcagttttcatggtcactttttcctagtgccggccccacaaattactagattcattcagctcagttTCACAAcctgtttttgtgggttctctctcactcccttttttctgttttaaatcagtttcacaggggattagaaggggaggatttgcagtcgggaaacagaaacaaaacatCACAGCAGAATCTGACATTCGCCTGAtttatcataacctgaatatcattTGATTTTGAACATGGAAAGAGAAAGCATCGTTCACATCGCAGAGAAACCGTACACGTGTTCtctgtgtggacgaggcttcaaccaatcatctgacctgtcaaGACACAAGCGCAGCCACACCAGGGAGAAACCacggaaatgtggggactgtgggaagggattcagattccCATCTGAGTTGGAAATGCATCGGTGCAGTCACACTAGGgaaaggccgttcacctgctccacgtgtgggaagggatttactcttTCATCCAACCTATTGAGCCACCAGCGAGTTCACTCTGacaagagaccttttaaatgcccagactgtgggaagtgctttAAAAGTTTCTGGGAGCTGATGTACCATCAGTGTGTTCACACAGACAAGAGACCATTTAAATgctctcactgcgggactgggttcaggcgatCATCTCAACTCATTGTACACCAGCGAatttacactggggagaggccgttcacctgctccacttgtggaaagagattcactcattcaccccacctgctgacacaccagcgggttcacactggggagaagccattcacctgtgcccagtgtgggaagagattcactcattcaccccacctgctgagacaccagcgaattcacaagAAACGACAGTGATGGGATTTTGCTGTTCATCACATCTTGGACTGAATCATGTTCATTGGGGTCTATTTCTGCTGATGTTATAAACTACAGCCCACTTGCAGGGTCTGATCGGGTGAAAAGTCAAATAAATTAGTTCTGTGTTAAAGACACAGTGTGTTGAATCTTTTTAATATCACTAACacaagttagttccttttgaagggctctccctttcccctctccatctTCACCTCCGCCAAGTGTGAGGAtctcatggagcttctttgtcactaagattgagacaatccaatcaactgcctctgctgcttccctcccttctacTCGCTCTCCCTAAAGTTCCCCATTACCCaagccctgaactcacatctttctgtcgtttccctcccatctcccctcatgccctctcagagCTCATCTTGCCTATgaaacccacctcctgctccatcGACCCTGCTCCCACTAACTGCTGATCACTCAACTTCCCAATGTCCACTGACTATATTAATAGTTTTCTCTCTCAggtactgtccctctctccttcagaTTTCCCATCATTACATTCTTCTCAAAAAACAAATCCTTGACCCCACTGTCTTTCCAaactattgccccatctccagcctccctttcctctccaaagtccttgaacacgttgtcacctcccaaatctgtgcccatttttcccagaactccatgtttgaatccctccaatcaggtttttgCCTCTTCATAGTGCTGAAACAACTCTtaacaaagtcacaaatgacatcctgtgtgactgtgactcTCCCTTCTCGTCTTCGACCTGTCTGTAGCCTTTGACAATTTTGACCACATCATTCTGCACCTTCACCTCTCCcctgtcgtccagctgggtggggccGCTCTCTCCTGGTTGCATTCTTCTCTAACTAGTCACAGCCAGAGACTCACTTGCAATGTCTTCCCTTTCCAATCCCagagttacctctggtgtccccaaaGGATCCAGCCTTAGTCTCCTCTTATTTCTCATTAACCTGCTCCACACAATGACATCGTCTGAAAACCCTGTCAGTTCTCACATTTACACTGACAGCTCCCAGCTCTGCCTCACTACCACCTCTCTCGACTTCTCCACTCTTggtaaattatcagactgtttgaTATCTGGTGGTGGACGTGCAGAAATTTCTTcaaattaaacattgggaagactgaagtcattgtctGAATGactggtagaagcagattcattaATAACTTTGAAAAGTGATTTGAATTTCAACTTAGTAAGTAAAGATTTGGAGGGCGATtggaaaagggcaggggagtgcgaCAGATTGGTAACATTTTCAGAGACaggacaggcacaatgggctgaatggccaccatcCGTGCTCTATGAGATTCTATTATATGTTTATTATGAATCGTTCCATTATTATAGATGACAGAATGTCATCAAACCacagcagagaaagaggccatttggcttatCGAATCTGTGCTGACAAATTCGGCAAGCGacccagttagtcccattcccccattctTTACTCCATCCCAGCATCATTTCTCtttcaagaatttatccaattcccttctgaaggtCACTCTTGAATCTGTATCCATCCGATGGTGAATTCCAAATTCTTACCACTTGTTACTGAAAAGATTTCCTCATGATGCTagcgtaaaagcaaaatactgcagatgctgggtgtctgaaatataaacaggaaatgctggaaaaactcagcaggtctgacagtgcctgaggagagagagaaacagagttaacattttgagtccgtgtatgactctccttcattGCGCAATACCAAATGTAGAATAGCTTGTTCCCTAGTCGGTTCCTCGACATTCAAATCTAAAAAAAAGCttgtacactccaggaattcatccaccacagtaatattgctaatttggtttgcccaatccATATGCAGTTTAAAGTCACCCCTGAATACCATAGcgcccttgttacatgcatctctaatttcctgtttaatactgtCCCCCACCTgatcactactgtttggaagcCTACAGACAACACCCAATAATGTTTTCTTCCCATTGTTCCTTCTTAGCTCcaaccagactgattctacatctagattttctgagccaatttCCTCTCTCATTATCACACTGAATTtgtccttaactaacaatgccacaccaCCTCCTTTCCATTTTTCCTGTCTGTCCTTAATATCGAGTATGCTTGGACATTCAGttctcagccttggtcaccctgcagccatgtctctgtaatcacaatcatattgtaTCCGTTTACATCTACTTGCACTGTTAATCCATCTACTTTATTGCGAATGTTCTGTGCTTTagactttttaacatttttacacatttttttgtacTGTGGCTCTATTTACtgttagcccttgtttcctctgccttccacttttgctttctacttttctgtctctcattccaatctttgtttccctctcttgtgtctccccactcagtttcccatccccctgccagtctagtttaaaccctcccccacagtactagcataCACCCCAGCGAGGATATTTGTTGCAGTCCTTCTGGGGTGCAACCCATCTACCTTGTACAGGTCctatcttccccagaatcagttcCAATGTCTCAgcaatctaaatccctccctcctgcaccatctctccagccatgaatTAATCTGATATATTCTCCTTTTCCTGATCTTTCTAGCACGTAGCACTTGGAGTAATCCTGATTCCAGGGGAATCGCtttttatttcctagctccctatattctgctttcaggacctcatccctctttttcccTACATCATCGGTACctatatggaccatgacctctggctgttcacccatcccttcagaatgtcctgcagccactcagtgacatccttgatgctggcaccagggagacaacataccatcctggcgtCACGTCTGTGGCCGCAGAAaagtctatctgttccccttatgatTGAATCCCCTGTCAATATTTCTTTTGCGCTGTCCCCACCttttgcagctgagccactcatgatGCCACTGACATCTTTTAATTAATTCatcggatgtgggcatcgctggctggg
Above is a window of Carcharodon carcharias isolate sCarCar2 chromosome 27, sCarCar2.pri, whole genome shotgun sequence DNA encoding:
- the LOC121270562 gene encoding zinc finger protein 239-like, encoding MERESIVHIAEKPYTCSLCGRGFNQSSDLSRHKRSHTREKPRKCGDCGKGFRFPSELEMHRCSHTRERPFTCSTCGKGFTLSSNLLSHQRVHSDKRPFKCPDCGKCFKSFWELMYHQCVHTDKRPFKCSHCGTGFRRSSQLIVHQRIYTGERPFTCSTCGKRFTHSPHLLTHQRVHTGEKPFTCAQCGKRFTHSPHLLRHQRIHKKRQ